A window of the Parafrankia discariae genome harbors these coding sequences:
- the mutM gene encoding bifunctional DNA-formamidopyrimidine glycosylase/DNA-(apurinic or apyrimidinic site) lyase, whose amino-acid sequence MPELPEVEVVRRGLERGVVGRTVAGVEVRHPRAVRRHLAGADHFAASLVGRTVATARRRGKYLWLGLAPPEPAGSAEPAGSAELIGPPEPRGSVAGDALLGHLGMSGQLLVVPADSPDQVHLRVRFRFTDEGRELRFVDQRTFGGLAVVSGGAELPAPIAHIAPDPLSADFDPERFADALRRRRTGLKRALLDQTLISGVGNIYADEALWAARLHYARPTETVTRAEALRLLDAVRTVMTAALAAGGTSFDRLYVSTEGVSGLFERSLEVYGRGGQACSRCSSTIRRDAFMNRSSFSCPACQPLPHRVR is encoded by the coding sequence ATGCCTGAGCTGCCCGAGGTCGAGGTCGTCCGCCGGGGCCTCGAACGCGGTGTGGTCGGCCGCACCGTCGCCGGGGTGGAGGTCCGTCACCCGCGGGCGGTCCGCCGCCATCTCGCCGGGGCTGACCACTTCGCCGCCTCGCTCGTCGGGCGGACGGTGGCCACGGCACGTCGGCGCGGCAAGTACCTGTGGCTCGGCCTGGCGCCGCCCGAACCGGCCGGGTCGGCTGAACCGGCCGGGTCGGCTGAACTGATCGGGCCGCCGGAACCGCGGGGGTCGGTGGCCGGTGACGCGCTGCTCGGTCATCTCGGGATGAGCGGCCAGCTCCTCGTGGTTCCGGCGGACAGCCCGGACCAGGTGCACCTGCGGGTCCGTTTCCGGTTCACCGACGAGGGCCGCGAGCTGCGCTTCGTGGACCAACGGACCTTCGGTGGTCTTGCTGTGGTCTCAGGTGGGGCGGAGCTGCCGGCCCCGATCGCCCACATCGCGCCGGACCCGCTCTCCGCAGACTTCGATCCGGAGCGCTTCGCCGACGCGCTGCGCCGCCGGCGCACCGGCCTCAAGCGCGCCCTGCTCGACCAGACGTTGATCAGCGGCGTGGGCAACATCTACGCGGACGAGGCCCTGTGGGCCGCGCGCCTGCACTACGCCCGCCCGACCGAGACGGTCACCCGCGCCGAGGCGCTGCGGCTGCTCGACGCGGTCCGCACCGTGATGACGGCGGCGCTGGCAGCCGGCGGTACCTCCTTCGACCGCCTCTATGTCTCGACCGAGGGCGTCAGCGGGTTGTTCGAGCGCTCGTTGGAGGTCTACGGCCGCGGCGGCCAGGCGTGCTCCCGCTGTTCCTCGACCATCCGTCGGGACGCGTTCATGAACCGCTCCAGTTTCAGCTGCCCGGCGTGCCAGCCTCTGCCCCACCGGGTCCGGTGA
- a CDS encoding DUF2786 domain-containing protein, producing the protein MNPDALLGRVRKLLAMAEAEGLPHAARESYNAKAAELIAQYGIDRALIEDGSPTGPAAGDVVMGIDAPYARDKISLLASVADPLGCRLVHRTVPSPVGSGGATTHSAHLFGMAVDIERVQMLYTSLLVQQAHGLSAARPPAWEDPRAFRRSWMAGFAVAVRDRLAQAEEAARRRAEESRATAPAAAGAAARRSVAVVLAGREGLVEAHLARVYPRLRTTRTRQLSGSGGRDGYQAGQRADLGEGRRVPSQRRARRQIS; encoded by the coding sequence ATGAACCCCGACGCTCTGCTCGGCCGCGTGCGCAAGCTGCTGGCGATGGCGGAGGCTGAGGGTCTGCCCCACGCGGCCCGTGAGAGCTACAACGCCAAGGCGGCGGAGCTCATCGCCCAGTACGGCATCGACCGGGCGCTGATCGAGGACGGCTCGCCCACCGGCCCCGCCGCCGGCGACGTCGTGATGGGTATCGACGCGCCGTACGCGCGGGACAAGATCTCCCTGCTCGCGAGCGTCGCCGACCCCCTCGGCTGCCGGCTCGTGCACCGCACGGTGCCGTCCCCGGTGGGCAGCGGCGGGGCGACCACGCACTCCGCGCACCTGTTCGGCATGGCGGTCGACATCGAGCGGGTGCAGATGCTCTACACCTCGCTGCTCGTCCAGCAGGCGCACGGCCTCTCGGCGGCCCGTCCGCCGGCCTGGGAGGATCCGCGAGCCTTCCGCCGGTCCTGGATGGCGGGCTTCGCCGTCGCCGTCCGCGACCGGCTGGCCCAGGCCGAGGAGGCGGCGCGTCGAAGGGCGGAGGAGAGTCGGGCGACCGCTCCAGCGGCGGCCGGAGCGGCCGCCCGGCGTTCGGTCGCGGTCGTGCTCGCCGGCCGGGAGGGCCTGGTCGAGGCGCATCTGGCCCGCGTCTATCCGCGTTTGCGCACGACCCGGACGAGGCAGCTCTCAGGATCCGGCGGTCGGGACGGCTATCAGGCCGGCCAGCGGGCAGACCTCGGGGAGGGCAGGCGGGTTCCGTCGCAGCGGCGGGCGCGGCGGCAGATCAGTTGA
- a CDS encoding phosphate starvation protein PhoH: MARVAVDLIGAGSPPGDLLGELTAILGADPRVTLTVVAPTDTVAPALAEHGVLESGRVRLVNVSRGVASGPEALREVRARRDAGVRVAARLVRDGHADAMVSVAPLEAVIAAAGFTFGLVPGATRAAAATVVGPAESPVILCDAGGSVDVTADELAQFALAGARLARVRHGVGVPAVGLLSARLALPDPLRRSAGDLLASLGLDFVGPVTADRLRTGTGVDVVVTDGFTGDVVLSALYSGAHRARHETDPACWQANSSDLQGGIIVLGVDGTAIRAGGPAATAPVGPGALPEAVRAAVGAVRSGLSGAVRQAMSTLVDRRRELAGLSR, translated from the coding sequence GTGGCACGTGTCGCTGTCGACCTGATCGGAGCGGGCTCCCCGCCGGGCGACCTGCTCGGCGAGCTCACCGCGATCCTCGGTGCCGATCCGCGGGTGACCCTGACCGTGGTGGCGCCCACGGACACGGTCGCTCCCGCGCTCGCCGAGCACGGTGTGCTTGAGAGCGGCCGCGTCCGGCTGGTGAACGTTTCACGCGGCGTGGCGTCGGGCCCCGAGGCGCTGCGTGAGGTTCGCGCGCGCCGGGATGCCGGGGTCCGCGTCGCGGCCCGCCTCGTCCGGGACGGGCACGCCGACGCGATGGTCTCCGTGGCTCCGCTCGAGGCGGTCATCGCGGCGGCCGGGTTCACGTTCGGGCTGGTGCCCGGCGCGACCCGGGCCGCCGCGGCCACGGTCGTCGGGCCGGCAGAGTCCCCGGTGATCCTCTGTGACGCGGGCGGCTCGGTCGACGTCACCGCCGACGAGCTGGCCCAGTTCGCGCTCGCGGGCGCGCGGTTGGCCCGGGTGCGGCACGGTGTCGGCGTTCCGGCGGTCGGGCTGCTCTCGGCGCGGTTGGCCCTGCCGGACCCGCTGCGCCGCTCGGCCGGTGACCTGCTCGCGTCGCTGGGCCTCGACTTCGTCGGTCCGGTCACCGCCGACCGGCTCCGGACCGGAACCGGCGTCGACGTCGTCGTCACCGACGGATTCACCGGCGACGTGGTGCTCTCCGCGCTGTACTCCGGCGCGCACCGAGCACGGCACGAGACGGATCCGGCCTGCTGGCAGGCGAACAGTTCGGACCTTCAGGGGGGAATCATCGTGCTGGGAGTGGACGGGACGGCCATCCGAGCGGGTGGGCCGGCGGCGACGGCCCCGGTGGGGCCGGGAGCCCTGCCGGAAGCTGTCCGCGCCGCCGTGGGCGCCGTGCGTTCCGGGCTTTCCGGGGCGGTGCGGCAGGCCATGTCGACGCTCGTCGACCGCCGCCGGGAACTGGCGGGGCTGTCCCGATGA
- a CDS encoding YceD family protein, translating into MTTQRARRRTPRGPYVLDTRELGRRPGSLRRVETTIVQPSDFGTELVRVPTGATVRLDLRLESVMEGVLVSGVVTVPLAGECGRCLDEISDSMSVDILELFYYPERAVETDDEDDTSVLVDDHVDLEPVARDAVVLDLPLSPVCRPDCAGLCVDCGGRLDDLGPDHSHIQQDPRWAALSGLAEAPATTDNKEKD; encoded by the coding sequence ATGACCACACAACGAGCCCGTCGGCGCACCCCCCGGGGGCCCTACGTCCTCGACACCCGAGAGCTCGGCCGCCGGCCGGGCTCGCTGCGCCGTGTCGAGACGACGATCGTCCAGCCATCGGACTTCGGCACCGAGCTGGTGCGCGTGCCCACCGGTGCCACCGTGCGGCTCGACCTGCGGCTCGAGTCGGTCATGGAGGGCGTCCTCGTGAGCGGGGTGGTCACCGTCCCCCTCGCCGGAGAGTGCGGTCGCTGTCTCGACGAGATCTCCGACTCGATGTCCGTGGACATCCTCGAGCTGTTCTACTACCCGGAGCGGGCCGTCGAGACCGACGACGAGGACGACACCAGCGTCCTCGTGGACGACCACGTCGACCTCGAGCCGGTGGCGCGTGACGCGGTCGTGCTCGACCTCCCGCTGTCGCCGGTCTGCCGTCCCGACTGCGCCGGCCTGTGTGTCGACTGCGGGGGGCGGCTCGACGATCTCGGGCCGGACCATTCCCACATCCAGCAGGACCCGAGGTGGGCGGCTTTGTCCGGCCTTGCCGAGGCCCCTGCCACCACCGATAACAAGGAGAAGGACTAG
- the rpmF gene encoding 50S ribosomal protein L32 yields MAVPKRRTSRSNTRSRRAQWKAKAPTLAKCSRGHTVRPHTACPTCGRYNDRQVLDV; encoded by the coding sequence GTGGCAGTCCCGAAGCGGCGCACCTCGCGCAGCAACACCCGGTCCCGTCGGGCGCAGTGGAAGGCGAAGGCGCCGACGCTGGCCAAGTGCTCGCGCGGGCACACTGTCCGGCCGCACACCGCGTGCCCGACCTGCGGCCGTTACAACGATCGCCAGGTGCTCGACGTCTGA
- a CDS encoding acylphosphatase — protein MNEVRATKGASGGDVVRLTARVEGLVQGVGFRDYVRTRGRRLGLAGSATNLPDGAVAVIAEGERDACEALLELLVTGHTPGHTERVDHVWGEPRGGLAGFVRR, from the coding sequence ATGAACGAGGTTCGCGCGACGAAGGGCGCCTCCGGCGGGGACGTGGTCCGCCTCACCGCCCGGGTCGAAGGTCTTGTCCAGGGAGTCGGGTTCCGTGACTACGTGCGCACCAGGGGCCGTCGTCTCGGGCTTGCCGGCTCTGCCACCAATCTGCCCGACGGTGCCGTGGCAGTGATCGCGGAGGGTGAGCGGGACGCCTGCGAGGCGCTGCTCGAGTTGCTGGTGACCGGCCACACGCCGGGGCACACCGAGCGGGTCGATCATGTCTGGGGCGAGCCGCGAGGCGGATTGGCGGGCTTCGTGCGGCGCTGA
- a CDS encoding ATP synthase subunit B family protein, protein MDDLAERLDLIIAVVEGARAMPLTTSCVLNRAEMLEALEDLRARLPERLADADRVLADSEAIIDDAHRRAAAIVADGRREGVRLASGSAVVAQAETDAAAIMAAARQASDDMRSQIDSYVDGKLAGFEEVLDRTLASVARGRERLASRGAVAGAAGAHGGAGGPAGPHQFGGVGPAAAAPMGARSAVVGAGGADLHPAVSGAGPAGPDTGVPGGGGPHGDPVHGGGWYGGAMYGDRTSGGGLRGDGMHGGAGMDPAGGNAAGGGVTGDDAAGGAGPLNAAAAPGQRADPDRPEDGERWTGVPAARGGMTGHVRLTSGVGAPIG, encoded by the coding sequence ATGGATGATCTCGCTGAGCGCCTCGACCTGATCATCGCTGTGGTCGAGGGGGCGCGGGCGATGCCGCTGACGACGTCCTGCGTACTCAACCGCGCCGAGATGCTCGAGGCGCTGGAGGACCTGCGGGCGCGGCTGCCCGAGCGGCTGGCCGACGCCGACCGGGTGTTGGCGGACAGTGAGGCGATCATCGACGACGCGCACCGGCGGGCCGCCGCGATCGTGGCCGACGGTCGGCGCGAGGGCGTCCGGCTGGCCTCGGGCAGCGCGGTGGTCGCCCAGGCGGAGACCGACGCCGCGGCGATCATGGCAGCCGCCCGCCAGGCGTCGGACGACATGCGCAGCCAGATCGACTCCTACGTCGACGGCAAGTTGGCCGGGTTCGAGGAGGTCCTCGACCGCACGCTCGCCTCGGTGGCCCGGGGCCGCGAGCGGCTGGCCTCCCGGGGCGCGGTGGCGGGTGCGGCGGGTGCCCACGGCGGGGCCGGCGGGCCCGCCGGCCCGCACCAGTTCGGGGGAGTGGGGCCGGCTGCGGCCGCGCCGATGGGCGCGCGGTCCGCGGTGGTCGGTGCCGGCGGAGCGGATCTCCACCCGGCGGTCTCCGGCGCAGGCCCGGCCGGCCCGGACACGGGCGTCCCCGGCGGCGGTGGGCCGCACGGCGACCCGGTGCACGGCGGCGGGTGGTACGGCGGCGCGATGTACGGCGACAGGACGTCCGGTGGTGGCCTGCGCGGCGACGGAATGCACGGCGGCGCCGGGATGGACCCGGCTGGCGGCAACGCGGCTGGTGGCGGTGTCACCGGTGACGACGCGGCCGGTGGCGCCGGGCCGCTGAACGCCGCGGCCGCGCCCGGGCAGCGGGCGGACCCCGACCGTCCGGAGGACGGCGAGCGGTGGACCGGCGTACCCGCCGCCCGCGGTGGCATGACGGGCCATGTCCGGCTGACCTCCGGCGTGGGAGCACCGATCGGATAG
- the rnc gene encoding ribonuclease III, which produces MSRSQSVTPPRDGLVEALDVHIDPELLDRALTHRSYAYENGGLPTNERLEFLGDAVLGLIVTAALFRRHPDLPEGQLAKQRASVVNMRALADVARRIGSAGIGPYLLLGRGEEATGGRDKPSILADTLEAVIGAVYLSNSLDVASGFVHRLFDPLLDEAAGRGAGLDWKTSLQEQTALLGLGPPDYAVTEAGPDHAKRFTAFARVAGEVLGEGEGGSKKEAEQRAAAAAFAVLEKRSAVNAQDELTADATGTAGATTDRVGATPDRVGAAGAVGAAAGGPGEAAAASGNGAASVVGLPMSPAVGDA; this is translated from the coding sequence ATGAGCCGGTCACAGTCGGTCACCCCGCCTCGGGACGGGTTGGTGGAGGCGCTCGACGTCCACATCGACCCCGAACTGCTCGACCGTGCGCTGACCCACCGTTCGTACGCGTACGAGAACGGCGGGCTGCCGACGAACGAGCGGCTGGAGTTCCTCGGTGACGCGGTGCTCGGCCTGATCGTCACGGCCGCGCTGTTCCGTCGCCATCCCGACCTTCCCGAGGGGCAGCTCGCCAAGCAGCGCGCCTCGGTGGTGAACATGCGGGCACTGGCCGACGTCGCCCGGCGGATCGGCTCGGCGGGCATCGGGCCGTACCTGCTCCTCGGCCGTGGTGAGGAGGCGACCGGCGGGCGGGACAAACCCAGCATCCTGGCCGACACACTGGAGGCGGTTATCGGGGCGGTCTACCTCTCGAACAGCCTCGACGTGGCCTCCGGGTTCGTCCACCGGCTCTTCGACCCGCTCCTCGACGAGGCGGCCGGCCGCGGCGCCGGGCTGGACTGGAAGACCTCGCTGCAGGAGCAGACGGCCCTGCTGGGCCTCGGCCCGCCCGACTACGCCGTCACCGAGGCCGGTCCCGATCACGCGAAGCGGTTCACCGCGTTCGCGCGGGTCGCCGGCGAGGTGCTCGGCGAGGGTGAGGGCGGCAGCAAGAAGGAGGCCGAGCAGCGGGCCGCGGCCGCGGCCTTCGCGGTGCTCGAGAAGCGCTCGGCGGTGAACGCCCAGGACGAGCTGACGGCTGACGCCACCGGCACGGCCGGCGCTACCACCGACAGGGTCGGCGCTACCCCCGACAGGGTCGGCGCTGCTGGCGCGGTCGGTGCCGCGGCCGGCGGGCCGGGCGAGGCCGCCGCCGCCTCGGGCAACGGCGCCGCCTCCGTGGTGGGACTCCCGATGAGCCCCGCTGTCGGTGATGCCTGA
- the coaD gene encoding pantetheine-phosphate adenylyltransferase: MRRAVCPGSFDPITNGHLDIIVRASKLFDEVVVAVLINKSKAHLFTIDERIDLIRDAVRSHPDAPTNVVVDSSHGLLVDFCRVRGIQSIVKGLRAVSDFDYELQMAQMNHSLAGVETLFMSTNPQYAFLSSSLVKEVARYGGDVSGLVPDVVLKGLRDRSAP, translated from the coding sequence ATGAGGAGGGCAGTCTGTCCCGGATCGTTCGACCCCATCACCAACGGTCACCTCGACATCATCGTGAGAGCGAGCAAGCTCTTCGACGAGGTCGTCGTCGCCGTTCTGATCAATAAATCCAAGGCCCATCTGTTCACGATCGACGAACGGATCGACCTCATCCGGGATGCGGTTCGCAGCCATCCCGACGCACCCACCAACGTCGTCGTCGACTCGTCGCACGGCCTGCTGGTCGACTTCTGCCGGGTGCGTGGCATCCAGTCGATCGTGAAGGGCCTGCGCGCCGTCAGTGATTTCGACTACGAGCTGCAGATGGCGCAGATGAACCACTCGCTGGCCGGGGTGGAGACCCTGTTCATGAGCACGAACCCGCAGTACGCGTTCCTTTCCTCGAGCCTCGTCAAGGAGGTCGCCCGCTACGGCGGCGACGTCTCCGGGCTGGTGCCGGACGTGGTCCTCAAGGGCCTGCGGGACCGCTCCGCGCCCTAG